From Coffea arabica cultivar ET-39 chromosome 9c, Coffea Arabica ET-39 HiFi, whole genome shotgun sequence, one genomic window encodes:
- the LOC113708701 gene encoding oxoglutarate-dependent flavonoid 7-O-demethylase 1-like isoform X2, whose translation MESGMINLGSSLKVSYVQELAKEKFASVPPRYIRPDPTKLDGASTEEIPVIDMQRLLSDESVNPELEKLHFACKEWGFFQVINHGVSSSLVDKLKLEMQKFFNLTIEEKKRFAQEPGDVEGYGQAFVVSEEQKLNWGDMLFMVALPTHLRKPHLLPNLPLPFRETLDQYSRELKILAIKVLEQMTKALGMKLEDMTMLFEDGMQTMRMNYYPPCPQPELVMGLCPHSDADGLTILLQVNEVEGLQIKKAGAWVPVVPLPNAFTVNVGDILEVIMLKILSPKMEYCDKWDLQEC comes from the exons ATGGAATCTGGTATGATAAATTTGGGAAGCTCTCTAAAAGTATCCTATGTTCAGGAGTTGGCTAAGGAGAAATTTGCATCAGTTCCACCCCGATACATACGACCTGATCCAACCAAACTTGATGGGGCCTCCACAGAGGAAATCCCAGTAATTGACATGCAAAGGTTGCTTTCGGATGAATCAGTGAATCCAGAGCTTGAAAAGTTGCATTTTGCCTGCAAAGAATGGGGCTTCTTCCAG GTGATTAATCATGGAGTGAGCTCTTCATTAGTGGACAAACTGAAACTAGAGAtgcaaaagtttttcaatttgacGATTGAAGAGAAGAAGAGATTTGCCCAAGAACCGGGCGATGTAGAAGGATATGGACAGGCCTTTGTTGTATCGGAGGAACAAAAACTTAACTGGGGTGACATGCTATTCATGGTCGCTCTGCCAACTCACTTGAGAAAACCTCATTTACTTCCCAACCTTCCTCTTCCATTCAG AGAAACTCTAGATCAGTACTCAAGGGAATTGAAAATCCTTGCCATCAAGGTCCTTGAGCAAATGACAAAAGCATTAGGAATGAAGCTTGAAGATATGACAATGCTTTTTGAAGATGGGATGCAAACAATGAGGATGAACTATTATCCTCCATGTCCCCAACCTGAGCTAGTGATGGGCCTTTGCCCCCACTCTGATGCTGATGGGCTTACCATATTACTTCAAGTCAACGAAGTGGAAGGCCTCCAAATCAAAAAGGCTGGAGCTTGGGTTCCTGTTGTACCACTTCCTAATGCATTCACAGTCAATGTTGGAGACATTTTAGAGGTAATCATGCTCAAAATCCTTTCTCCAAAGATGGAAT ATTGTGACAAATGGGATTTACAAGAGTGTTGA
- the LOC113708701 gene encoding oxoglutarate-dependent flavonoid 7-O-demethylase 1-like isoform X1, whose product MESGMINLGSSLKVSYVQELAKEKFASVPPRYIRPDPTKLDGASTEEIPVIDMQRLLSDESVNPELEKLHFACKEWGFFQVINHGVSSSLVDKLKLEMQKFFNLTIEEKKRFAQEPGDVEGYGQAFVVSEEQKLNWGDMLFMVALPTHLRKPHLLPNLPLPFRETLDQYSRELKILAIKVLEQMTKALGMKLEDMTMLFEDGMQTMRMNYYPPCPQPELVMGLCPHSDADGLTILLQVNEVEGLQIKKAGAWVPVVPLPNAFTVNVGDILEIVTNGIYKSVEHRATVNLHNERLSIAAFFFPKVDGDMGPAPSLTPPENPAIFRRISTIDYLKAFFSRELDGKSFIDAMRTQSEDF is encoded by the exons ATGGAATCTGGTATGATAAATTTGGGAAGCTCTCTAAAAGTATCCTATGTTCAGGAGTTGGCTAAGGAGAAATTTGCATCAGTTCCACCCCGATACATACGACCTGATCCAACCAAACTTGATGGGGCCTCCACAGAGGAAATCCCAGTAATTGACATGCAAAGGTTGCTTTCGGATGAATCAGTGAATCCAGAGCTTGAAAAGTTGCATTTTGCCTGCAAAGAATGGGGCTTCTTCCAG GTGATTAATCATGGAGTGAGCTCTTCATTAGTGGACAAACTGAAACTAGAGAtgcaaaagtttttcaatttgacGATTGAAGAGAAGAAGAGATTTGCCCAAGAACCGGGCGATGTAGAAGGATATGGACAGGCCTTTGTTGTATCGGAGGAACAAAAACTTAACTGGGGTGACATGCTATTCATGGTCGCTCTGCCAACTCACTTGAGAAAACCTCATTTACTTCCCAACCTTCCTCTTCCATTCAG AGAAACTCTAGATCAGTACTCAAGGGAATTGAAAATCCTTGCCATCAAGGTCCTTGAGCAAATGACAAAAGCATTAGGAATGAAGCTTGAAGATATGACAATGCTTTTTGAAGATGGGATGCAAACAATGAGGATGAACTATTATCCTCCATGTCCCCAACCTGAGCTAGTGATGGGCCTTTGCCCCCACTCTGATGCTGATGGGCTTACCATATTACTTCAAGTCAACGAAGTGGAAGGCCTCCAAATCAAAAAGGCTGGAGCTTGGGTTCCTGTTGTACCACTTCCTAATGCATTCACAGTCAATGTTGGAGACATTTTAGAG ATTGTGACAAATGGGATTTACAAGAGTGTTGAGCATCGGGCAACTGTGAATTTGCACAATGAAAGGCTTTCCATTGCAGCGTTCTTTTTCCCAAAAGTGGATGGTGACATGGGTCCAGCGCCAAGTCTTACCCCCCCTGAAAATCCAGCAATTTTCAGAAGAATTAGTACGATTGACTATTTAAAAGCGTTTTTTTCCCGTGAACTAGATGGGAAATCATTCATTGACGCAATGAGGACCCAAAGCGAAGACTTTTAG